The DNA window CAAAAACGATGATGGAATAACGAGTGTTGAAAGTAACTGAAAAATTAGAGTACAATTCTatgaaatatacatacaaaagaACTTTCACGTTCTATATATGAGACCGCCGAGGGAATAGATATATTCAAATCAATAAAAAAACTCCACATTATAGGAAATTCATGCAAATGATATTTCTCTTCGATTGGATAAACTAATTgagaaaataaacatatataaaatttttaaaaaatgaatatgaAAATATGGTTCAGTTGAAACAATGAGATATTTgagtaattaataaaattaaatcaatatttttttattaaattacttcaattttttatcaaatatttatttttcatccCACAAATATTAGTTtcgtaatttaaaataaataaaataaagggaaAGGCGTCAACTTAAATAATGCAGTGTTTGGTCCctgaatcaattaaaaataaataaaaaaaatagaaaatgcaCTTACTAGTATTAGAAGTGCAATCCCTAAAATATCTATTTTTTCGTTTATTGAAAAATCCGAGAgaataaattgtattttttaaaaaataattaaacataaCGCACCCATAAAATATacctcaattatttattatctAAAGTGAAAACTTTGCCATACAATGTATTATTTATAACATTACTCCCTTGAACAAAATATTGTTTCTACACAACCTTATGATCTACCAAACTGTTACAGAAAAACAATGGAAATGCACAATGAATCTCCGTTTTAATAGATCACAACGCAGCTTTAGATGGCAATTACAAAACTTGACTAAATCTTCTTTTAAATGGAAACATAAGGGACAATAACATGTCATGATTACCTTGTATAACCCCTTTCCTTGCAAGTTCAGTTCTAGTTGGTAGTATGTTAATCAAAATTCTTCAACCAAACATGTGCATTTTACTTGGTACATACCTTTGCCTTCTATAAAGTATTCAAGGATCTCAACACGCCTTCATCCATTTGGTTCTCTGCATAGCATATTGCCCTTACTCTTGCATAATTGGTTTTGACTGAAAACCCTTATTGATCTTCCACAATATATATTCATCCTTTATATATCAAATAAAGGTTGAACCTCTTGCAAAAATCTCCAACAAATCCTTCAATTTAGTGTCTTCTTCATCAAGTGAGTTCATATGTTTTTAAACCAAAGTCCCAAGTCCAATAATAGTCAATCCATATTCCTGCATCATTCACTTTAGAGTTAGCCGAATGCGAACCCAAATAGAGATTTTAAAACTACATTCTTAAAGGTACAGACCTCTACCATTTGTGCTTCcaaaaatttatccaaaaattgaTGCTTCTACCATTTCGTAGTCTACATTATTATAACGGAAAATAGCTCGTCTATGACACCATAAAAATGCATAGtgcaaaatcaaatatttaaaggcATCAAACTATAAATAATATAGGATAACTACACCTGATCACTTGTCAGTGGAACCGCCTATGTGTGATATGTATCCTAATATTACGGTGTGTAAATTTTGCATATGTATTAATTATGTCTGATCGAAATTATCACTTAACATATCATAACTTGTTACATAGGTTACTCTTAAGTCAAGTAAGTAACGGACATAACAAGATATTTTCACCGACTTAACAAGTATTTTTCGCACTAATTACAAGTTCTTAATTAAACCATAGTCTTCTTcgtcttctatttttttttatatttaatgtacAATAATGCTCACTGTAATTGATATTGTTTTTAGGATATATAAGTTTCGTTGTAACTTGACATTTTTTTGCGTAAGCAAGGATATATTAATAAGAGAACTAAGGGTTTTCAAAACCTTAATACACAAGGAGGCTAGGAAAAAATACCGACAACaaaaaagaaattacaaaccaattagaaGTTACGAACGGAATAACAAAGGATCTTTGTTAAAATCGTAGAAACTACATATGGGATGAATAATTTCTCCAATGAAAGATCATTTCCAAATTAAAAACTTGATATCCCAAACCATATTATTCACATTTCATCTTTCATTTAGGAAGCAAATCCTATTCCTAGCTAACCACATACTCCACATCCTTCATTGATGTTATGAttattttgaattaataatatatttgctGAACTAATTGAAAAGCTattaatttagtaaaataatttctGACCAATTTACACTTCAAATTTAAAATCACACTGAAATATTTGCAATTTAAACATACCTTTAATTGATGACTATGTAATTCATAATGACAAAATAGCTCTCATCTTAAATATCAATTCGACAAGATAGATTCTTGTTCACTACTGTTTGATAAATCGCAATTTAATTTAATGAATCTTTACATAAACTTGGTGTAGTGGGCCACTTTGTACTAAGTTATTGAAAGAATAAATAGTTTGTTGAACCATAATAAATATGTAAAAAACCAGCATTATGCAGACTTGAATTTTCAATTTGACTGAGAAAatatagatttataattttataaagttACGTATCCAACAAATTGCTCCTGAAGCAACCTTAAATCAAAAAATTCAATAAAGATAATTGTCACTTGAAAGAGTGTGTGACTTCAAAGACCGCTTTGCATGTTCATGTTGGTTTTAACACAGTTAGAGAAATATAATTATCACTTTAATATATTtgaaaaacaaaatctttttagCTGCGAGAATTTATTAAATTACATTTAAAATAAGATTTAGTAAGGGTGTGATTTTTCTGAATTTATAGTAAAAAAATACATTGTGCATTTTCAGGAAAAATATCTAATCCCATtccataaattttataattaaatgcatatttaaatagAAACAATATAAGTATCAATTTTTTAGGTTTTTCATTATTTGAAACAAATTAAATGTTACGGTCAAATCATTATTTGAGTAAACATTTATGGCGTTTtattttttggaaaatatttttagagTAAAACATAATATATTAGAGAACACATTTAATTCTTTGAATTTTTCCCTCTATATAAATAGACAGTATATTGGAAACAATGTATCAATTATAAGTTgtctttcttcttcttgattcatTCATAGCATAAAGAATTGATCATCTTTTTCATGGAATCTTTCATAAGCTCGTATGTAAGTCCTGTCCAAACACCTTTCTTTTCCAACTTAGAAGAAGTTCATTCTTCCGTGAGAGATAGCTTCTACATTGATTTTCAATACACACAAGTAATTTTACCTTTCAATCACAATGCCGCAACAACTACAACTTGGGAAGAACTCTTAAttccttttgaaattttatgTAACTGTGATGAATTCACAGTCAAGGAGAGAGATCCTAACATTGCCTCCATGTATGCTCTCTTCTATATGGTGCCTATTGATGTATTAGATGTGGTTCTTCCTCAAATTGGAAAATGTGCTAGAGAAATGGTAGCCAGCAACAATGAAGGACGTGAAATACTAGAAATGGATGTGTCCCTTCATGTTACAACAATAGAGATggcggaagaagaagaagatatggaaaatcaaacaaattatgaATTTGTTAGAATTATtagtaattgattttttttttcagtaAGCAAGAATTTCATTAAGAAAAGAGAGTAATTGATCACATTTTATATTAGTCTATATGATAATAATATTCTGGAGGAATTATTATCTAATGGATAAATGTAAGGAGAAACTTGAATTCAATGAACTGTTTCATTGTTTCTTCATAAATGCAACAATGTTTAATCCAATTGATTATGTTTGGAAGACATTTATAGTTGTGACTTtttatttttgatgttatgattaTTTTTGTCTGAAACAAAGTTGTATTCAATTTATTTGGAgccttttcaattttaatttgttaatGTTCAAATGTATGTGTTCTTATTGTAGCTTATTGGCTGATGGGTTTGAACAATCAATTACTTTTTGATGTGCATTTGAATTGATAATTCAGATTGATAATATAATCCCCTCACTACAAAATCTAGGTGATTTTCTTCACATTTATGTTCTTAATTAGAATGTTGGAAATCTTTAGCATTGTCAACATCTTTTTCACTGCGACTTATCTCAAATATATATGGTCTTCACATTTAGGCGTTTTTTATTCTAAGATTTCATTGTATTAATTATGTTTCAGAGAGTTTAATTTTTACATTAAACAAAGAAGAGTTGTACATTAACTTCAAAAAGGGACGGAACCTGCTAGTACCCGGGTTCGATCCCGGTTGGAGTCGAAAACGTCCTGGGGCCACGGTGCCGTCGCCTCCGAGCCCAGGTCCGGATTAGTCACGTGGGGCCCCTTTCCCCGCGAATACCGGTCggttaaccaaaaaaaaaaaaaaaagagttgtaCGTTTTGCATGGCTCTCTAACTTTGGCATTTATCACGGTGGCATAAATTATAGAAGGCAACAAGGTAATCTAGGTCTTGTCTTATATAATattttgcttacacaaaaaaaaattcacacacaTTGGATTTGATTTAGAACATGTACAAGATGTGGGGCATGATGTTGATATAAAGATTTGGATGATATAAAGATTTGGATGCTAGATGTTGATAAGTGCCAATTTATCGTGTTTTTGTTTATGTAGTTTATGGCACTTATCGTGTTTTTGTGTAAATTTTGTGAATAATCCTCCGTTTTCTATGTAAAtacgtttagtttgtttatactcgtgttttgattcatttgtgtaacgtttgatagttttttattcgttttgtaggtattgaggggtatttggagcatgagcgataaagtgtcgaagacacaacttcaaacgcgcgattttgagaacggaaccaactcatcaacgaataaggctccaaatcaaagaataaaaaatcatcaatttggttgatattttgtcaCTATTAGAAAGAGAATTGAATAAaatttccaacgcttcaaattgggcgcaaatcggagttacggttctcatgTTATGGCCAAAACAATGCAGAATTTTCTGTTGTTGCTACTGGTGTAGTTTGCGCGATGAATCCAGGCTCGCCCGACGAATCTGGTAGGACAGAAATACATTAAAatgggcaaaaatcacatttttagaaTATGGTTTTAGGGTAATTGTTTCtaactccatcaaccttcattgtTTGGTAGAAAGAGGCTTAGAAACATCAAATGGGGTTGCATcttgatgatcggaggtcgagTTTCTCATCGattgatgttgacaaaccaagaaatgtttagttcctcttcttctcttctctttgtaaacTCTATTTTGTTGGGTATGTTTGTCTATTTACTTTGAACATATGTATATGTATTGgtcatggtgttgtataatatatttgctttacaaatcattattgatgtccTTCCTTAATATTTTTGCATTTAGGTTTGGATATGGATTGTTATAGAGatatacctcacaaatcttgactagggatggatatctattagtttctagattACAGAGATAAACTTAGAGCTAATAATCTTTATGGGTGACAaaacttaatgctttcgtgttagtTATGTCAGTTGAGAGATCGTCGGTACAAATATTATGGATCTCTGTGGTGTTGTTTAGGTTGGCTGGGAGATTGTcgtcgagatgatatagtagttctgtAACGCCCAGAAaatcgattattcgcttaatctagacgttcggagttTTTACTGAAGTTTTcatattttgagacgatttagtcgatattagttcgggatagcggattgatatttaatcaagagtcttgatattttcagtattagaaatattattggaataatatttgaagtttagggaattttctgagtaattaaggttagaccggaaatatgagacattgagtaataagtcggtatatcaaaataatcggattttattttaatgaaatataagtggaagtattatttttacattaagtgtAGAAATTAATTTGGGCTTAAATTATGGTATCTTTAAGTATTAAGGGGTGTATTTTATTAGGCCCATTATGAAATAATGACTAAGTGGTGGTGgtctttctttttttatcattttgagAAATAATGAaatagagagaagagaagaaacCGAGAAAGTAGggttgtgaagaggagaagaaggagacccaaagtgttgctctaaagtatcatttttctctactttttccaTTAAATATTCTTAAAGCTGCACTCAATCTAAGGTAAGAGAagattcttactacctaaatgaGAATATGATGGATTATATGTGGGTTTGGGGTATAAATTGACCCTGTGCTGTGTTGAATTTGTTTTTCTACTGTTATGTTcatgttgctgttgttgttgttgttgttgttgctgttgctgTTAGTGGATGAACATTATGAGGTATAATTGCGATAAtgtgtcaaaatatgacgatgttttgtgatgatatataatatCTGATGTTGTATATACTTGTGATGATGACTTTGTGACTAactgaagatgaaatattatggtgacgtaaATTATCTCGTatagatggtaattgattgtgatataggcttatgcctcgtgatgaTAGGTGCTTATGATGAGTATGTTGTATTGTCTTATTtctcgagtcacatttcatatgcatactctgtgactgTCTGGAtgggcaaattagtgacgaaggcttatgccttgtgcctttGAATAGGGCAATCGGTGACGGGCGCTGAAGCaccaattggtaccacatgcatatacatgagtcatgtcccatgtgtcttatgtgattcatagttgtgacgttttgtgactatatagtgattgtatttttgtgacttattaaatgattgaattatgtgaagatgtgaatttgtgattTAATGAATAGAGTGATGATATTAATACTTGTGAATGCAATTAACCGACTATgcctaattttttatatataataaagatgcctatgtgttgacttgttggtgatgcttatatgatgaccatcgaatatgtttatatgttgatatcatgactattcattgatgatgttctttgtgttgtttatgttgatgttttgtgaGGCAGTGATTTATTTACattctttacctaatatatgatttatcatgatcctatttatatagtttgatacctcaccctttctgctgatgtttcctctaccatgggaaatgggcaggtactaaAGTATAACtgtggaagtttgttgcttcatcgagtcTTATTAGTGTGTTGctatgatacgtagcactcggggggttgttTACATTATTGTTTTATGTTGTTAATGTTCTagtttttgttattataactgttgaatccaagttgaataatatgaagtacttgttatacttccaagttgtttGAGTTGAATAAAGCTGATAGTTGACTGTTATTCGAATGCTATGTGTCATTATAAAATGACATAtaagttgaagttttaagttgatatgtgatactccaatctgttgtttgaaattttaaatactctaatTTCTCGCATTATAATTTCCGCATAAATGCTcagggtagaattggggtgttacattagtggtattagagcataAATACTCTGTTTAGTTTGTGCGACGGTTGAATGCTCTCAGGGTTTTATCTTGTACTACGTGACAGGTGTGTggaacactgttggtacttatttGATTTGTTGTAGGACGTGGTTTGacgataagtgggggagaagcctttCTTCTCGGAGAGGTTTTTATTGTAAGAGATAGTCTAGTATGCTGTCGACAAGCGACggtgcaagtgttgttgagattTTTGGATGTTAATCGGATTCGAAGATGACGTGAAGTTAAGAATGAGTTTGGGAGGCAGAATTTAGAGAGTTGCGATGTTCAACACAGTTGAGGATTGCGAAGTTGTCGATTCGAGTAACCTTCGCGTGAAATGCCGATGTTTAAAAAGTGATAAAGTAATGAAGTGCAGTGGACTTTATGttggactcgcataagtgattgtTTGAGGTAATCGATGCGTGAAGTGTGGTGAATCGCGAGTTCGAGTTGGAAACTCGAAGATGCGCGTGGCTTGTGATAAGAATGGTTGTCTTTGTGATATTAAGATTGGAATTTGATGAAGGAATACACCTTTCGACATATAAAGAGTTTAAAGATGAGAAGTTATGCTAGGGGTTGTTTGGAACATGCTTGAGTCGAAGAAAAGTGAGTTTCGGAGTGGGATATCCGTAGGCGAATCGCAGGAAATCCAGAATCATTGTGAAACCTTAagaattcataacttgagttccggATACCGGATTTGAGTTCCGTTTAAAGCGTCGGAAAGATAGTGAGATGAATTGTGAAGTAcgagtatagaagtaattttggcGATGGAAAGACGTTGACGATTGTGTGAtactaagtgactatgaagcagaCTTGTAATATGTTGGACGGTGGTGTCTCATCGACGAGATATAATGAGTAGGAAGTTGTGAGAATTGTAAGGacccaaagtgaattattggattatgacgtGTTATTGGATTCGAGTGAGAAGTCGGAGATGACGCTATTAcgaagtaacgacggtttatactCCACTATGATTGTCGAATACTAATTGATAAATTGAGGAAatgatcaccctcaatccattgttaatggtagacgaaaaTCATGTTGGATGTTATAGCTttgtcttgctatcttaatagcGGGGAAAGAGTATTGATGTTGTATCACGAAGGTAGTCGCTCACTAGTTTTTTTAACTTGATGAGAGGAGTGGTTGAGTATGAGTTTGACGAAGTGAACAATTTGGGGTAGTGAGTTTTGTGTATGCGAATGTCGCAAAAGGGAAAGATTAGAAGTACCAAGTGAGCAATGGTGTGTTGATGAGAATTAAAGCAAGTCTGCAGTGGATTGAAAATTTGTAAACTATACAATTGATGGAATTTTAACAAGGA is part of the Vicia villosa cultivar HV-30 ecotype Madison, WI linkage group LG2, Vvil1.0, whole genome shotgun sequence genome and encodes:
- the LOC131649471 gene encoding uncharacterized protein LOC131649471 produces the protein MESFISSYVSPVQTPFFSNLEEVHSSVRDSFYIDFQYTQVILPFNHNAATTTTWEELLIPFEILCNCDEFTVKERDPNIASMYALFYMVPIDVLDVVLPQIGKCAREMVASNNEGREILEMDVSLHVTTIEMAEEEEDMENQTNYEFVRIISN